A window from Candidatus Babeliales bacterium encodes these proteins:
- a CDS encoding NUDIX domain-containing protein, whose translation MQILNRKKVIASVIERDGLFLLAQRGKQDSLYGKWEFPGGKLEGFETDQECLARELNEEFGINATVGEHLCDVPFEHKDTPYVMRAYHAFF comes from the coding sequence ATGCAGATTTTAAATAGAAAAAAAGTTATTGCTTCTGTTATAGAAAGAGACGGTTTATTTCTTTTAGCTCAGCGCGGGAAACAAGATTCTCTTTATGGAAAATGGGAATTTCCTGGGGGGAAATTGGAAGGCTTTGAAACTGATCAGGAGTGTCTTGCGCGAGAACTCAATGAAGAGTTTGGTATAAACGCTACTGTTGGTGAACATTTGTGCGATGTTCCATTTGAGCACAAGGATACACCGTATGTAATGCGGGCGTACCATGCCTTCTTTTGA